A genome region from Eurosta solidaginis isolate ZX-2024a chromosome 2, ASM4086904v1, whole genome shotgun sequence includes the following:
- the RpL7 gene encoding large ribosomal subunit protein uL30: MTATAAAKKPQAKAKSTKKLPAVPESKLKFSKKQVSKRAMLIKRKLKRAAIIALRKRENLVRAEKYQAEYLRAERREIKLRRLAKKSGKFYVPGDAKLAFVIRIRGINKVAPKVRKVLQLFRLRQINNGVFIKLNKATINMLRIAEPYITWGYPNLKSVRELIYKRGFVKHNRQRVPITDNFVIERKLRAAHDIQCVEDLVHEIFTVGPKFKKASNFLWPFKLNTPTGGWRKKANHYVEGGDFGNREDKINRLLRKMV; this comes from the exons atgactgCCACCGCAGCCGCAAAAAAGCCTCAGGCAAAGGCTAAATCCACCAAGAAATTGCCGGCTGTGCCCGAATCAAAGTTGAAGTTCAGCAAAAAACAAGTTAGCAAACGTGCTATGTTAATCAAGCGAAAACTGAAGCGTGCTGCTATAATAGCGCTACGTAAACGTGAAAATTTGGTACGTGCAGAAAAATACCAAGCCGAATATCTACGTGCTGAACGCCGTGAGATCAAGTTACGTCGTTTGGCAAAGAAAAGTGGTAAATTCTATGTGCCTGGTGATGCGAAATTGGCTTTTGTCATCCGTATACGTGG TATCAACAAAGTTGCACCCAAAGTACGAAAAGTATTGCAATTGTTCCGTTTGCGTCAAATCAACAATGGTGTTTTCATCAAACTAAATAAAGCTACCATAAATATGTTGCGCATTGCTGAGCCCTACATTACATGGGGTTATCCCAATTTGAAATCTGTACGTGAATTGATCTACAAACGTGGATTTGTAAAACACAACCGTCAACGCGTGCCAATCACCGACAATTTTGTAATTGAACGTAAGCTGCGTGCGGCGCATGACATACAATGCGTCGAAGATTTGGTGCATGAAATTTTCACTGTTGGGCCTAAATTTAAGAAAGCTTCCAACTTTTTATGGCCATTCAAGCTAAATACCCCAACTGGTGGCTGGCGCAAAAAGGCCAATCACTACGTGGAAGGTGGTGATTTTGGTAATCGTGAAGATAAAATAAACAGACTGCTTCGCAAAATGGTTTAA